From Neisseria musculi, the proteins below share one genomic window:
- a CDS encoding DNA-3-methyladenine glycosylase I, which translates to MNYCEFCNALPESSVNPNRVYHAEAYGFPIESDNELFGRLVLEINQAGLSWTTILNKQAAFQTAYSGFDIASVAAYTETDRKRLLADAGIVRNRLKINAVIDNAQQILCLQQEYGSFKNWLDAHHPLPLAQWVKLFKRHFKFVGSEIVNEFLMSTGYLKGAHAEDCPVYDKILAQKPKWAQNPDHV; encoded by the coding sequence GAATCCCAATAGGGTTTACCATGCCGAAGCCTACGGTTTTCCGATTGAAAGCGACAACGAGCTGTTTGGGCGGCTGGTGTTGGAAATCAATCAGGCGGGGCTGAGCTGGACGACCATTTTAAACAAGCAGGCGGCTTTTCAGACGGCCTATTCGGGTTTCGATATCGCCTCGGTTGCAGCCTACACCGAAACCGACCGCAAACGTTTGCTCGCCGATGCCGGCATTGTCCGCAACCGTTTGAAAATCAACGCGGTCATTGACAACGCACAGCAGATTTTGTGTTTGCAGCAGGAATACGGTTCGTTTAAAAACTGGCTCGATGCCCACCATCCGCTGCCTTTGGCACAATGGGTGAAGCTGTTCAAACGGCATTTCAAATTTGTCGGCAGCGAGATTGTGAACGAGTTTCTGATGAGTACGGGCTATCTGAAGGGTGCGCATGCCGAGGATTGCCCGGTTTATGATAAGATATTGGCGCAAAAGCCGAAATGGGCGCAGAATCCGGACCATGTTTAA